In Halobaculum sp. XH14, a single genomic region encodes these proteins:
- a CDS encoding fumarylacetoacetate hydrolase family protein, producing the protein MRRARIRDPSGAVRRGRYENGTVEAAGETFDVSDPAVDLLAPCEPTKIVCVGRNYAAHADERDEEVPDRPMLFLKPPNCVAPPGSTVPLPAGKEQVEHEAELAVVVGEQARNVAAVDAWDVVEGITCMNDVSNRDDQDRERNWVRGKAFDASAPLGPVVADAEDVPADAAVELRLNGERRQHGTRDQFIFDVPTLIEEVTTYLTLEPGDAVSTGTPAGVGPLADGDRVEVEVEGVGVLAHDVSRN; encoded by the coding sequence ATGCGACGCGCACGAATCCGCGACCCGTCCGGCGCGGTCCGACGCGGCCGGTACGAGAACGGCACGGTAGAGGCGGCGGGAGAGACGTTCGACGTGAGCGACCCGGCGGTTGACCTGCTCGCCCCCTGTGAGCCGACCAAGATCGTCTGTGTCGGCCGGAACTACGCCGCACACGCCGACGAGCGGGACGAGGAAGTGCCCGACCGGCCGATGCTGTTCCTGAAGCCGCCGAACTGCGTCGCGCCGCCCGGCTCGACCGTTCCGCTTCCGGCCGGCAAGGAGCAGGTGGAACACGAGGCCGAACTGGCCGTCGTCGTCGGCGAGCAGGCCAGGAACGTCGCCGCCGTGGACGCCTGGGACGTCGTCGAGGGCATCACCTGCATGAACGACGTGTCGAACCGGGACGACCAGGACCGCGAGCGGAACTGGGTCCGGGGGAAGGCGTTCGACGCCAGCGCCCCGCTGGGCCCGGTCGTCGCCGACGCTGAGGACGTGCCCGCGGACGCGGCCGTCGAACTCCGCCTGAACGGCGAGCGCAGACAGCACGGCACCCGGGACCAGTTCATCTTCGACGTGCCGACGCTGATCGAGGAGGTCACGACGTACCTGACGCTCGAACCCGGCGACGCCGTCTCCACGGGCACGCCGGCCGGCGTCGGCCCGCTCGCCGACGGCGACCGCGTCGAGGTCGAGGTCGAGGGCGTCGGGGTCCTCGCACACGACGTCAGTCGGAACTGA
- a CDS encoding metal-dependent hydrolase: protein MELTWHGHSTWSVSVDGTDLLIDPFFDNPYTETDPEELDPDHVLLTHGHADHIADCDRFRDAHFVGTPELTGYLADEYGVDDSTGMNLGGTVELGDAFVTMVRADHSNGIDTGYGTSGGMPAGYVISDTKPTQESDADATAFYHAGDTALMSEMKDVIGPFLEPDAAAVPCGDHFTMGPAQAAIAVDWLDVDHAFPMHYDSFPPIEIDTEQFVSEVKATGSDAEVHVLGGDESFTLE, encoded by the coding sequence ATGGAACTCACCTGGCACGGCCACTCAACCTGGTCGGTCTCGGTCGACGGCACGGACCTGCTCATCGACCCGTTCTTCGACAACCCGTACACCGAGACGGACCCGGAGGAGCTGGACCCCGACCACGTCCTCCTGACGCACGGACACGCCGACCACATCGCCGACTGCGACCGCTTCCGCGACGCCCACTTCGTCGGCACGCCGGAGCTAACCGGCTATCTCGCCGACGAGTACGGCGTCGACGACTCGACCGGGATGAACCTCGGCGGCACGGTCGAACTCGGGGACGCGTTCGTCACGATGGTCCGGGCGGACCACTCGAACGGCATCGACACCGGCTACGGCACCTCCGGCGGCATGCCCGCGGGCTACGTCATCTCCGACACGAAGCCGACCCAGGAGTCGGACGCGGACGCGACGGCGTTCTACCACGCGGGCGACACCGCCCTGATGTCCGAGATGAAGGACGTCATCGGCCCGTTCCTCGAACCCGACGCGGCCGCCGTCCCCTGTGGCGACCACTTCACGATGGGGCCGGCACAGGCGGCCATCGCGGTCGACTGGCTCGACGTCGACCACGCCTTCCCGATGCACTACGACAGTTTCCCGCCCATCGAGATCGACACCGAGCAGTTCGTGAGCGAGGTGAAAGCGACCGGCAGCGACGCCGAGGTCCACGTGCTCGGCGGCGACGAGTCGTTCACGCTGGAGTAA